From Chryseobacterium joostei, the proteins below share one genomic window:
- the rplT gene encoding 50S ribosomal protein L20: MPRSVNAVASRARRKKIFKQAKGFFGRRKNVWTVAKNAVEKAMQYAYRGRKEKKRNFRSLWITRINAGTREHGMSYSQFMGALKKNNIELNRKVLADLAMNHPEAFKAVVDQVK; this comes from the coding sequence ATGCCAAGATCAGTAAATGCCGTAGCTTCAAGAGCTCGCAGAAAGAAAATTTTTAAGCAAGCTAAAGGTTTTTTCGGTAGAAGAAAGAACGTTTGGACTGTAGCTAAAAACGCGGTAGAAAAAGCAATGCAATATGCTTACCGTGGTAGAAAAGAGAAGAAGAGAAATTTCAGATCACTTTGGATCACTCGTATCAACGCGGGAACTAGAGAGCACGGAATGTCTTACTCTCAATTTATGGGAGCTCTTAAAAAGAACAACATCGAACTTAACAGAAAAGTTTTAGCAGATTTAGCAATGAATCACCCTGAAGCTTTCAAAGCTGTTGTAGATCAAGTAAAATAA
- the rpmI gene encoding 50S ribosomal protein L35: MPKLKTKSGAKKRFALTGSGKIKRKNAYKSHILTKKETKQKRNLTTTSYVAKVDEKSVQRQLAIK, encoded by the coding sequence ATGCCAAAATTAAAAACGAAATCAGGTGCTAAAAAGCGTTTTGCTCTTACTGGTTCTGGTAAGATCAAAAGAAAAAATGCTTACAAAAGCCACATCTTAACTAAGAAAGAAACTAAGCAGAAGAGAAATCTTACTACTACTTCTTACGTAGCTAAAGTGGACGAAAAAAGCGTTCAACGTCAATTAGCAATTAAGTAG